A DNA window from Xyrauchen texanus isolate HMW12.3.18 chromosome 6, RBS_HiC_50CHRs, whole genome shotgun sequence contains the following coding sequences:
- the LOC127645196 gene encoding U3 small nucleolar ribonucleoprotein protein IMP3-like, producing MVRKLKFHEQKLLKKVDFINWEVDNNLHEVKVLRKYHIEKREDYTKYNKLSRNIRELAQKIRDLDEKDGFRAQNTMLILEKLYSIGLIPSKQNLSLANDVSASSFCRRRLPTIMLKLRMAQNLKTAITFIEQGHIRVGPEIVTDPACLVTRSMEDFVTWVDSSKIKQHVMNYNEERDDFDLMI from the exons atggtcCGTAAATTGAAATTTCACGAGCAGAAGCTCTTGAAAAAAGTAGATTTTATTAACTGGGAGGTCGACAATAATTTGCACGAGGTGAAAGTGCTGCGAAAATACCATATTGAGAAGAGGGAAGATTATACCAA ATACAACAAACTAAGTCGAAATATCAGAGAACTAGCCCAGAAAATTAGGGACTTGGATGAGAAAGATGGTTTCAGAGCTCAAAACACAATGCtcattttggaaaaact TTACAGTATCGGTTTGATCCCCTCCAAACAGAATCTCTCCCTTGCAAATGATGTCAGTGCATCTTCATTCTGCAG GAGACGGCTTCCCACAATCATGCTGAAGCTTCGTATGGCTCAGAATCTGAAGACTGCCATAACCTTCATTGAACAAGGCC ATATTCGTGTTGGACCTGAGATTGTCACTGATCCTGCATGTCTTGTAACAAG GAGTATGGAAGATTTTGTGACATGGGTGGACTCATCCAAGATCAAACAGCATGTCATGAACTACAATGAGGAG CGGGATGACTTTGACCTTATGATCTAA